Below is a window of Phycisphaerae bacterium DNA.
GGCGGCCGTGCGGAAGCTCCAGACGTCCCCTTTTGTCGTGCCGCCCGGGCCGACTTCGTCAATTCGCCAGAAATACTCCTTGTCGGGCAACAATTCGCCGGGTACGTCCGCAGACTCATCCTCGGGGTCGAAGGAGGTTTCCGATTGATTTCCCTGGAACACGTCGTCGTCGGTTGTCGCGCCAGCGACGGCAGTCTGATTATCGCCGAAGTAAACGTCATGGTTCGTCGCGCGATTGCCGGCGCTCCACTTCAGCGAGCCGTTGACGCGCGCCGAATTCGAGCCATTCGAGGGTGACGGATTTCGCGCCTTCTGAGGCGACCGCGCAGTCTTGAACGTCAGGACATCTCCGGTGGTGGTTCCCAGTTCGTTTACGCCGTCAATTCGCCAGAAATACGACGTATCGGGATCCAGCGTCGCGGGCGGCTGGAACTTCGATGCGAGTTGATTTCCCTGAAACTCCGGCGCCGCCTTGTTCGCCGCCTGAACGGCCGCCTTGTCCGTTCCGAAATACACATCGTGGCTGACCGTAAGAATTCCGGACTTCCACCGCAATTCGACATCGAGTGCCACTCCATCGGCATTGTTCACCGGAACCGGCGCTGTGATGTTTCCGGGAAGATCTTCCGGAGAGGGATTGGGGCCCGGGCCGTTGCCGTTGTCGTTGTCGACGACGATGATGTCGGTTTCAATCTGATCGACGAAACCCGACGCACCGAAGATGTAGGCCGTCACCGGATAGGTTCCGGGTGCGGTGTAGCGGTGGGTCATCGTGGCGCGATCGCTCGGACCCTCGACGAAGCCGGTGCCATCGCCGAAAACCCAGTTCACGCGCGCGACTGCATTGGGATTCAATACCGCAGTCTCGACCGACAGCGCGACCGTATAGTTCGGTTGCTCAAAGAGCTGAACTGATGTCACCTTGCCCAGCGGCAGGATGATCGGACTGCCGCCGAGTCCATCGCAACCGGAGAGCGGCGCAAAAGCGGCTGTCGCGGCGGTGAACATGAACACGGCAGACGTGAAGCGGTTTGTCAGAACTCTCACGGCAAATCTCCCCGTCACGAGCCTCGAATCGGCTCGGACCACTTTTCTTCATGCTCCACTGCATCGTGTAAAATGCGAAGCCACGGCGTTGTCAGGCCGGCAGGCTTTGGTGACATAATCAGCGAGGTCTTACGCGAGCGTGTACCGCCGCGGCGCAGGCTGTGCGGCGGCTGCGGCGCGAGGATCGAGTACAGATCAGTCTACGTCGGGGGATGCGGCGGTTCAAGCAATCACGCCAACGGTGCGGGCCGGGCCGCCCCAATTTGGGACGCTGAGAACCGGATGATCAGGATCATCGGGAAGCGTGCGTCGTCGTCGGAACTAAGGCCGTTCGGCTCCGCCCGGGGATATCGCATTCGACCCGGACTGTCCGACCTTCGACTCCGTGCCCGCGAGCAAACGCCCGATATTGCTGCGATGCCGAAAAATCACCACTGCGGCTGCGACGAGCGTGAGTCCCAGCAATGGATAATGGTCCGACAAGGTCCACTCCATCGGACCCGACAGCGCCGCGAGGGCCGTCGGAACCGCCAGCGCGGCCAGAATCGACGCGAGCGAGACGTAGCGGGTGAGCAGCACGGTGGCTATCCAGACGATCAACGCCACGAGCGCCGAATAAGTGAGGTAGGGATAGATGCCGATAATGACGCCGAGCGACGTCGCAACACCCTTGCCGCCTTTGAAGCGTAGATAGATCGGTGCGGTGTTCCCGACGACACAACAAACGCCGGTCCCGAGCCAGAGCCAATCGCGAACGGCCTCCGAGATTTCCACGCCAAACAGCGCGAGGCACGGGGCAGCGAACACCGACGTTGCCGCGCCTTTCATCGCATCGAGCAGCAGGACCAGCATGCCCCATTTTCGTCCGAGCACACGGCCGACGTTTGTCGCGCCATAGTTGCCGCTGCCATGCCGGCGGATGTCAACACCGCGCGATTTCGCGACCAATAAACCGATCGGTATAGCGCCGATCAGGTATGAACCCATACAAACCGCGACGATCTGCCAACCCATTTGAATATGCACCCAATTGATCGCAATCGCGAAAACGCGCTTGCAGCGAAACTGGGCAGTGTACACGAAGAGGTCGGCGGGCGAGAGTCAGTTGGAGCGGACGTCGGTGTGGATTATTCGACGCCGTCTGATATCGTCTGCCGATCCGCCGAAATCGGCGCTTCTGCGACCTCGTGTTGGGTCAAACGGTTGAGCGTTTGGAATTAACAACCGGGCGAAGCACCGTGATGCGGTTCTTGCCGCCGGCCTTGGCGAGATAGAGCGCCTCATCGGCTAGTTGCACGAGTTGTTCGGGCTCTCCGGGTTGATCCGATGCCCGACTCGCCAGCCCGATGCTGAGCGATGCGATGCTGGCCTCGGGCAGTTCCCGAACCAGATCGCGGCGGAACATTTCGATGATTCGCTCAGCGGAGGTTCTTGCGTCATCCGACGCGGTTTGCGGCATCAACACGATGAATTCGTCTCCGCCGTAGCGCACGGCCACATCGGATTCGCGGATGCATTGCTTGATGATCCGCGAGGTCATCTTCAGCAGATCGTCGCCGAGTTGATGGCCGAGGGAATCGTTGACGCGTTTGAAGTTGTCGAGATCGATCATCACGCAGGTCAGATCCGTGTGATAGCGCGTCGATTCGGCGAAGAATTTGCTGAGCAGATCATTGAAGTGTCGCCGATTGTACAGGCCGGTGAGCGAATCCAGCGCCGCCAGTTCCTTGAATCGATGGTTCGCACGTTCGAGCGCTGCGGTGCGCTTCTTCACTCGCTCTTCCAGTTCGGAGTTCAGCCGGATCAGGTTGCCATGCGTTTCCTCAAGTGCGTCGGCCATGCTGTTGAAAGCCGATCCGAGATGGCCGATTTCATCGTCGCGCCGAATCGTGACTCGCGTATTGAGGTGGCCGGCCGCCAGTTCCCTGGCCGCGTCTCTCATCTTGTTAAGCGGCGACACGAGGCTTCGCACAACCTCGTAACCGATTGGAATCATCAGGAGCGTGATCACAATGGCCAAGCCGACGGTATCGCGGATGAGTCCGCTGATGCGGGCCTCCGCGTGGTCGAGACTCACACCGATTCGCACATAGCCGAGCGTCGGGCGGGCGTCAGAGGGCCGAGCCGAATCCGTGCT
It encodes the following:
- the plsY gene encoding glycerol-3-phosphate 1-O-acyltransferase PlsY; this translates as MGSYLIGAIPIGLLVAKSRGVDIRRHGSGNYGATNVGRVLGRKWGMLVLLLDAMKGAATSVFAAPCLALFGVEISEAVRDWLWLGTGVCCVVGNTAPIYLRFKGGKGVATSLGVIIGIYPYLTYSALVALIVWIATVLLTRYVSLASILAALAVPTALAALSGPMEWTLSDHYPLLGLTLVAAAVVIFRHRSNIGRLLAGTESKVGQSGSNAISPGGAERP
- a CDS encoding diguanylate cyclase; the protein is MRTIAGRLKHSLSGLQFRTTLLLTFVVFAAAGVTAASSLRVSTRITLEQTKRHAREIARALATTTQRPIAENDREDLLEIAANCVSGGEVTYVIFADVAGEMLAGFQREAGNITRYLLEDVKKVSVEPIDHPQLTQVDGNGSRIDVVYPVYGSTDSARPSDARPTLGYVRIGVSLDHAEARISGLIRDTVGLAIVITLLMIPIGYEVVRSLVSPLNKMRDAARELAAGHLNTRVTIRRDDEIGHLGSAFNSMADALEETHGNLIRLNSELEERVKKRTAALERANHRFKELAALDSLTGLYNRRHFNDLLSKFFAESTRYHTDLTCVMIDLDNFKRVNDSLGHQLGDDLLKMTSRIIKQCIRESDVAVRYGGDEFIVLMPQTASDDARTSAERIIEMFRRDLVRELPEASIASLSIGLASRASDQPGEPEQLVQLADEALYLAKAGGKNRITVLRPVVNSKRSTV